AAtgtgttagtgtgccttagttAGTTGGGTGATTAGTTGATTAGTTAAATCATTAATTAAGTTTGTTTGATAGTTAGTTAGAGTTAGTTAGCACAGTTAGTAGTGTGTATAAATACATGTGCAGTGTACtcattcttctttcttctcaacaataatgaaaagatattttctTCCTCTCTCACATTGTACATGTTGCTGATTACAAATCTTCAACATCTTcatatcttttacttatttgaagttatttttgATCCTGTTAAAcactttttaacttattttaaattattttaaatttattttaagttatattttatatatgtcaATCACTTctataaatcaaaaattaacttaaaaatagGTTTAGATAACTTTTAAATCAGTCCAAAATATTCTTaagcatgaaaaaaataatagagttgaaaatttatcaaaaaataatttttataccttCATAAATAGATGTAAGATCTTCATACATATTACTTTTTTCAAATCATGCTTGTAGAACTATATTGAATATGTTAATATTAAAGCacgaaaaaataatatgtatccTCACTTAAATTATAGTTCTTTAGGTTTAATTATTTGTTAGCGTAAATATATAGTATaaaggtaaataaaaataatcacgGCACATGGTTCAATCGAATCATCCTAAGATGGCTAGTGCTAATGAAtagaaaattttgttaaaaaattataattgtgtttttttgcctttttttaaagaaaaagtatattaaaatttaaaatataaaaatatctttttaattaaattctaaccagattttttgataaaaaaatgtgtGACAAGTCATACAGACATAGAAATAGACCAAGACAAAAGTATTGCATCGAGACAGCCGACAAGTGAAGTCATAGGTTACTCTGTTATTTAATGtcattaattatgtaatttatcATGAATTATAAGGTCATACATTACTCGTTGCTATTTAATAACATTAATTATGTTGTTTATCACGAGTTATGAGAATTAATCATAGTCAATCAATTTTTAGAACCGTTAGAATACTTGGGGAAAATATGGAGAAAACTTTGGTAAGTGTTAGTTTGATTATATGACTTGGGAAACTCaagtattagaaaaaaaatagtatttagatcaagttttaatatttgaaaattgtagaaaatttaaaaaatatctcaaatttttatgttttacaaaaaaacacttattattaattaattctaaCCAATATTTGTTATTATCTCCTCCAAAAAAGTTTAGTTTCTAATTAGAGtgacaaaattgaaaaaaaaaaagaacaatttgtGCTTAATGTGATATAGTTGTAATTGAATTAGTGATAAGTTTGAATAAACGTGTTGcctatgttgttattattgattgttattaattatattatttaacacaatatttttattataaaatgattatacaaatttatatatattttaattgttttgagAACTTATTCTTATGAAAAGTTCACAAAATACTCAACCCAAGGATTATTTACCAAAAATGTATGAAAACACGCAAGCCCAGAAAATGATCCGTATACAAGTTATAGAATCATCACTTTGTAAAGGAAAACAAAATCATACTTTACAGAATACtatcattttcttccttttccatTTTTGTTGTTTAACACAAACTATGTTAATCTTTAATTTACTTATCACATTCGATTCATTATCTAATTTATCTTTCAGGTATTAATAGGTTCTCTTCTTAGaatcaagaaaattatttctcatcaactataccttttttttttttgggttaaacACAAGAGTGCTCAAGTATTTTACCTTTAGCTAGTAACATGACACAGAAGAATCATCTGAGATTACACCTTATGTGCTACGCAGGAGAAGTGCAAGGCAACACTTAAGTATGGAAACAGAAAGAAACATTGATGACAAACttagcaatttttttttaatcatatcaGTTACAAGTTCCTAACTTGTGAAAATGCAAAGCATTTGCAAACAAATTTCTAGTTATAGTGAAAATCAAGACAGTACTCATTACCTGCTACTCAAAACTAGAAGATTATCTGCTGCTACCAAAATCTTCTCTCCCCTGTTAGCTTCTGCTAACAAGTATATCTTTCTCGACCTTTTGGCTAAGATCAAGTGTGTCTCCtaacagtaaacaatgaaagaattaattgaGTTGAACAACAAGCTACATCTGTACACGATGACTGCAATTCTATATTTTGTAATCTGCATGTAGGAAGCTTTCATATGGCGTTCCCTTGAGTGTCTTTTCAACATCAACCCAATTTTCAACTTGTGAAGACAATGTCCCTTTGTGTATCTTCACCTGACGACTGTGAAGGTCCCTTTTAGGAACTTTCAGAAAATCTTGAACATCGTTCAGTATCTGTGAGGAAAATGGCAAACTAGAAAAGTAAGTATGATGAACAAGACGAATAAAGTAAGCATGGTAGAATATGCATAACTCTTACTGTTTGATTCTTTATTATGTCCTCGTAGAACAATATAATATGTCGTGTGCTATTGAAGTACTGCACAGCTTTTATAGCCATGTTGTCTACTTGCTTCAGGTTGCGGATCAGCAAAGTTGTGTTTATCGTGGGTTTGTAACTTGCAAGCATCTCAGCCTGAACAACAATTATATCTCTTAAGACACCATAGAGACAAAGTATTGGCATCTACATAAGAAAGAAATACAGCGCATAACTGACCTCCTTGGGAGAATGCACATGAGACTTGTGGGTTCCATTTACCAGCTTAGCACTCTGATCATAGGAATTTGCTAGCATCGAAATCATTCTGCGCAACAGATTTCTTCTGAAGAGAAAAATAGCAGAAACTCCTCTGGTTTTGAAATAATCAACAATTTGCTCATGATTCTGCATCAGACCCTGTAATGATATTCAAACAGAATTGCAATCAACATCATTTTCCATAACCATGAAAAGAGAAAGCAGTTATCAAGGAACTAGCTTTTTCAGAATTCACATCATTTCATTCTTACACATGGTGGACATATCATGTATGCCGTTtctaacttttaattttcttgcaTCTTCTTAAAAGTAACCGTTTCTTCAAATTCAAGACAgtcaagaaagaaaagaatgcAAAAGATGAAAACAGAGTTTTTTCAAAGAATGTGTTCAGtctaattttagattttctgcAGCAGTAAGGGACTGGTGAAGCCAACACTCCATTAGCAAAGTAGTTATAGTTTTAAAGACCATCTTCACCTATCACACAAAGGTTGGGGGCCAAGGTAAGGTTGGGAGAGAAGGAGCAAAGCATTTAATATCTGGTAACTGTATATgtcaagaaaaattaatttcaatagcAAAATACTAATGATTCTTTTAGATCCATCTTACTCATTATTCAAGCATTTAGCCTCCCATAAACTCTATATAACATCTTTTTGATCAATAAGCAAAACATTTCATTAATCACCCAATATCCGTGCAGCACTAAGAATCTCAGATAGTCCAAGGCATTATTCGTCAACTTTGTAGCGATTCAAATTCAGCAGCCAAGAGATGAGCAACTTTAAAGAACTAAATGATTCTGCTAGTTCCAAATGTAAGTCTTGATATGCTTCAACCCGAACTAGTTGAGCTCTATACAATTCTTACAGCATATGAAAACAGAATACAAAGTAATCAGCATTTGGCTGGATTCTCAATCGTAGTTCTCCTGGCATGTTTCACTTTAAAACAGCACATAACGGGGATAGCACATTTAAAAGCACACTTCAGACCAAAGCTGACAGAACTGGAAAGGATGTTCATCTATAGCCTCCCCTTGTTTTAAGCATCAACTGTATCCATTAATAGTCCCCACTTTAAGCATATGAATAAACAAGTTAGAACTTGATAGATAATACCCAACCAAAACAAAATTGCTAGATAAATATCTCAGCATTACACAAGTGATACAAGCTCGAATATTTGacaaattaattttaacattGGAAAACACACTATCACAGAGTGCAAACTATTGTAACAGTCGTTAATTAGGAAGATCAACATAACCAAAGGTTCTGTGATAGCAATACAACAGAAATACATTCAGAAGTACACCTTCACTATCTCATAGCAATTATATCACAATTTTCAAGAAGCTCTTACCTGATTAAGCATCCACTTGAGTCCAACTGCAGCAGTACATTCATTCTTGGAAGCACTCGTAAAAAAGTCTAGGTTATAAAGTTTGTCCAGAGTGTCCAAAATTGTTGACACGTTACTTTTCCGGACTTTAACAGAAAAAATCTCTCCATTAGAGCTTATATTTATATGACTGTTTAGCAATGTCTCAAACCATCCACTACCAGATCTCTGTGTCGACAATATTGCAAAATTCCTTACAGGATTGCAAGCACATTCCGCCCTTAATACATGGAAGACAGCAACTCAGTAATATTATCCACAAAAAGAAACCCAAAACAGAATAATAAAAGTCTCACCGGCTAAAAGTCTTTGGTTTGGGGAAGTGCACATAAGGTTTTTCTGAAGGTTCAATATCAGTTGCCTCACACGGCTTTTCAACCACATGAACACTTACTATCCGTCCAGTGGTATGCACACCAATTTGTTTCAAGCCAATTGAACATATATAAACTCCACATACCATTGCAAAGATTAAGACCACCATCCTCAGCATCATTGGAGAAGCCTTTGGTGGCTTAATGATGGACTCCTGAATGGAATTAAAAGATAAACTGCTTAGGACATGAATCTTCTTTTACCTCCTTTTTATCATCAGTCTCAATATAAATTTTCTCAAAACAGTTATCAAGCAAGTATACTTCAACCCCAAACTAGTTGCACTAAGCTACATCAATCCTAAGTACACACTCCACTTATTCCCATCCTATTCCAAGTTTTTTTCCCTCGAGAATTGCAACTTCTAACATGATCTCCTCATAAgaatataaccaaaaaaaaatctagatCAAACAACACTTCAAGGGGTCATTCAATCAAAGTAAATTCTACAGTCTAAATTATCTCAAAgcacttcataacctagataaTCCATATCCATTATACATTCTTTTAATGAGCCAGTTTACTATCATTACTGCAAAAGAATATGCTTGAGCTTACTCCCCACTGCTATTAAAAGGCCTAAAACTTTAagcaactaaaaaaaaataaaaaattctgtAATGCATAAGAATCTCAGATTCTCATTGTACAAAGCTGAgcttaaaacaatttttaagcCTAAACTAACACATAGAAGCTGATTTCTTCCCTcttgaatactaataacaacaaaaaaaggcTTAAACTTTAAGCAaagaataataaacaaaatttcTTGTACACCCAAATCAAGAAACCACGAATTACATCCAACGAATATTTAAAAACGCAAAATAAACAAACCCAATAGTGAATATAAAGcggaaacaaattaaaaaacaaaccttgctgaaaaaacaaaaatcgtCAGCCATTTTTGTGCTTAAAAAAAGGGATTAAGAGAGGAAACACTATTGGGGGCAGCTcaaattcatgtattttttcctcattttttattcaatctcTGTAGTTTCCAAACTCATGCATTACGATATGTAAAATATGGATAATGCAACTttttgttttggaatttttgctTCAGATTTGCACTTCTGCGTACAATTTGCCATTGGAAAAAGTGCTTAGGAAGGGAAAACGACCACTAAAACGGTGTCGTTTCGTACTGCCTGCGTTGATTTCGTCAAGGGAATCAAATTAATTccttttttacaattttttaatctttataaAATTCTACTAACTTACCGTTTACTTTAACGGCAGTGAACGCAGCTTACGAGGAATTCTCACGCCTTTCATTATCTGACACTAGTTTTTTAATATGCAAATCATAAGAAATGGAACTTTCGTTTAAATATGAGAAAAGGTATAAATTGACATTTGAAGTTGTCtcgattttttataaaaatatttaaactatgTAAATGTTCTATTACACTTCTAAATAATCCTGAATtggtattattatattattttttattcatctgACATGGAAAGTGTATGCACTCTTTTAAAGAGCgtgaacaaactaaaaaaataaatataattttatttttataaatattttgctataaagtatatgtttttgttttttcttattgttttattttttttctttattaattttcttttttcttctttcctttctcaaaaattgattgtCAATATTATGGtaacttttcattttcaatatcatttttatCACAACTTCAACtcctttttttactattattagtttaactctcttcaactttaaaattatatttaaatattttattacatttcGAACAAGTTGATAACCCAcaaaatttcaagatgattagtaggtattatttattttttaaaatctaaatttcacttaaattttttcaattttcggaGAATTCTGATTTTACAAAATcatcatttctagttttgatatatgaaatgagataaattaattgatgataccttcaaaattttaattttcttaaaaaataattagtcttGTTTTCAATATTacaaatactaaaaatagtataattttgaaaaaagggaatttgattgaagaagaagaagaagaagaaatggaACAACTTGACGCAGGGGTGGGGTAGGTgagggtgagaggtgaagaagaaaaaaaaaagaaaaaaaaggagaggTAACTTGAAAGTAGGGGcgaaagataaaaaatttaaagtgaaaattaaaattaaagtaataaaattaaaattaatcaaaaagtaagagagagaaataaagaaaacttaaaattaaaaatatatatatatttcaaattcaattaacACTTGTCACATAATGATTGGTGTGTGGTAACCACTTGCTATTTAAAATCTGGTATTGGTCGAAAAATgatgtattaatatattatcGAAATTGGTTAGGCGGTAATAGGATGTCCACATAGTTAAgatgtctttttgaaaatttgggacaacttcaggtgtcaatttatgtcttttctctttaaataaattgaacaataatatatttagtgtaatttTACAAGTGAATTGTCGGAACCGTAAGTGTTCGTAAACTTTATCATGTAAATAATGTAAACTTTACTTGATGTTACTGTtcttttctataaattttatgttgctTTATTTTATTAACTATAATGCTCcgttcttgttttctttttttgtactTGAGTTTAATGCACTTAAGATAAAGATTTTACGAAAATAGTCTCTCTATCTCTACAAAGTTATGATAAAGACTGCGTACATTGTGTCCTTCACAGACTGTACTTAATGTGATTTCACtgagtttttttattattgttcatGTTAATTATCAATACACAAATGAGGCAACAAAGTAAATAACCACGTAAGAAGGATACTATACTTACCTAAAAACTATTTCATTTCTCAATTATTACAATAATTTCTAGATTAACTAATATAAgaagttattatatttttaatccaaaattttcttttaaaatttaatagtacatgaaattctttttcaacaatataatacaaaatatatctttagaaaaaaaaatggaaatagtTAGGCCTTACCCGATTTCTTTAGTGCCTTAATATAAAGTTGACTCATGCCTCTCAAGGTCGTTTGGTTGCTCATaagaattatatatgtattagtaGTACCATATCTTGTTATGCACAATTAAGTTATGTAGAGattaattaaatagaaattacaatgtataaattatttctattaaattcTGTCAGATAAGATTTAATTTTCGCTATATTCtagcttaaaataaaatataaatcatactTAATTTAAATTCTTATGTCGAACAAGGTCAATCTTGAGACAAACTACAACATTGGTGTATGTCTTAAACATGACATGATGCTTAGAGTCGCAAGTAATCCCAAGCTAATCTCATGACATGTCATGACACTAGAATTTgcaaaatcaatcaaaaaaaaattgaaatacacaTATTGAAGCTAAACCTGAAATATGTGAATAACACCCAATATTGAAATAggaaatatatgaattaaagaCAACCTATTAGATTCTAACTCTCTAACTGAAAAGTGTCACGATCCGAGAGTACCCTTAGTTGTAAGACGTCGTAGTTGATCCCGAAGGGGTCTCATACAAGTTCTTAGCATAAACGTCATTGCATGAGTCATTGAATAATgcgaaaattt
The sequence above is a segment of the Solanum lycopersicum chromosome 10, SLM_r2.1 genome. Coding sequences within it:
- the LOC101247671 gene encoding uncharacterized protein, with the translated sequence MADDFCFFSKESIIKPPKASPMMLRMVVLIFAMVCGVYICSIGLKQIGVHTTGRIVSVHVVEKPCEATDIEPSEKPYVHFPKPKTFSRAECACNPVRNFAILSTQRSGSGWFETLLNSHINISSNGEIFSVKVRKSNVSTILDTLDKLYNLDFFTSASKNECTAAVGLKWMLNQGLMQNHEQIVDYFKTRGVSAIFLFRRNLLRRMISMLANSYDQSAKLVNGTHKSHVHSPKEAEMLASYKPTINTTLLIRNLKQVDNMAIKAVQYFNSTRHIILFYEDIIKNQTILNDVQDFLKVPKRDLHSRQVKIHKGTLSSQVENWVDVEKTLKGTPYESFLHADYKI